Below is a window of Pseudomonas monteilii DNA.
GCCATGCCCTGGCCGGGGTGAGCGGCGCGCTGCACGCTGGCGCCGAGCGCCAGGCAGGCGACACCGGGCAGATCCGCGATGCGCTGGGCGCCCTGGAGGCAACCATCCAGCAGGTCGCCGGTGACGCCAGTGCCGCCGCCCTGGCCAGTGCCGATGCCGGGCAGGCCGTCGAGCAGGGCCAGGTGGTGATCGGCCAGAGCCTCGAAGGCCTGCGCTCGCTGGTCGATGAAGTGCAAGGCAATGCCCAGGCCATCGAGCGACTGGCCGAAGAGTCGGCGACCATCGGCAGCGTGCTCACGGTGATTCGCGCCATTGCCGAACAGACCAACCTGCTGGCGCTCAACGCTGCCATCGAGGCAGCCCGCGCGGGGGACATGGGGCGCGGTTTTGCCGTGGTGGCCGACGAAGTCCGCTCGCTGGCCCAGCGCACCACCGGGGCGACGGGCGAGATCCAGGCGCTGATCGACCGCCTGCAAGGGGCAGCGCAGCGCTCCGTGCACGGCATGCGCGCCCAGCTCGCCCACGCCGAGACCACGGCCGGGCAGGCCCAGGCGGCCGACCAGGCCTTGGCGCGGATCGTTGGGGCGATCGGCACCATCGCCGCCACGGCGGTACGCATCGCCGAAGTGACCGGGCAGCAGACCGGCGCGGTGAGCGAGATTCGGGGCCACAGCGAACGTATTCATCGCCTGGGGGAAGACAACCTGCAGCGGATCGGTGAAGGCCGTGAGCAGGGCGAGCATTTGCTCAGGTTGGGTGGGGCGCTGAATTCGGCGGTGTTGGCGTTCAAGGTCTGAGGCCGGCGTTGCGCCTGGGTGGCTCAGGTGGACACCGCCCTCCTGTGGGAGCCGGCTTGCCGGCGATGGCGTCGGCGAGGTTGATGCCGGTCGTGAAGCCCGCCCGGCTGCGATGACCCCCGCGACCGCCAGACTTCGTTATCATGCGCCCACGTTCCACCGTGCGAGACCACCATGCGCCGCCTGTTCTTCCTGCTGCTCCTGTCGCTGGCCCTGCCTGTCTGTGCCGCCGGCCTGCTCGACAACCGCCCCAGCGCCACCTTGGGTGCCGCCTCCCAGAGCGGCGCGGACTTCCTCCCGGTGCGTGAGGCATTCGCCCTCAGCCGGGTCGACAGCGACGATCCGCAGACCCTCAAACTACGCTTCGTCGCCACCGAAGGGTATTACCTCTACCGTCACCGCCTGCAATTCAAGACCGAACCGGCGGACATCGCCCTGGGCACCCCTCGCCTGCCGGCAGGCGAAGCCAAGCATGACGAGTTCTTCGGCGACGTCGAGGTCTACCATGGCGTGCTGGACGTGGAGATCCCGCGCCCAGCAGACGAGACGCGTCCCTTCACCCTGCTGGTGACCTACCAGGGATGCGCCGACAAGGGGCTGTGCTACCCACCGGAAACCGAACGCCTGGCGATCGCCGGCAGCGCAGGCGCCACGGCCACGCCGCCTGGTCTACCGACCGAAGGCTGGAGCTGGCGCTCGCTGGCCCTGTTCTTCCTGGCGGGGCTCGGCCTGACCTTCACGCCCTGTGTCCTGCCGATGCTGCCGATCCTGTCGGGGGTGGTGCTGCGTGGTCAGAACGGCGGCGTGCGCGGCCTGAGCCTGTCGCTGGCGTTCGTGCTGCCGATGGCCGCCTGCTTCGCGCTGCTCGGCGCCCTGATGGGCGTGTTCGGCGCCGGTCTCAACCTGCAGGCGCGCTTGCAGTCGGCCTGGGTTCTGGTGCCCTTCTCGCTGTTCTTCGTGGTGTTCGCCCTGGCCATGTTCGGGGTCTTCGAACTGCGTCTGCCACGGCGCCTGAGCGACCGTCTGGACCAGATCGCCCACCGTACCCAAGGGGGATCGCTGCTCGGCGCGGCGGTGCTGGGGGTGCTCTCCAGCCTACTGGTGTCGCCTTGCGTCTCGGCGCCGCTGGCCGGTGCGCTGCTGTACATCAGCGCCAGTGGCGATGCCATCGGCGGTGCGCTCAAGCTCTTCGCCCTGGGCCTGGGCATGGGCGCTCCCCTGGTGATGATCGCCGCAGGTGGCGCGGCCTGGTTGCCGCGCAGCGGCCCGTGGCTGGGCGCGGTGAAGAACGCCATCGGTGTGCTGCTGCTGGGCTTGGCCATCGGCCTGCTCAGCCGCGTGCTGCCCGGCCCGCTGACCTTGCTCGCCATTGGCCTGCTGTCAGCCGGCGTGGCGCTGTTCCTCGGCACGCTGGAGTTCGGCAGCAAGACGCCTGTACAGCGTCTGGCGCAGCTGGCCGGCCTCGGCCTGCTCTTTTATGCGCTGGCCTGCTGGTACGGCGCCTTGAGCGGCCAGAGCGATCCACTGCGGCCTCTGCCCACGGCTACTTCGGCAGCCAGCCCTGCTCAAGCGCAGGCCGCCGCCGAGGCCTGGCAGACGGTCGAGACCCCCGAGGCCCTGGCGGCCGCACTCGCCAAGGCCCAGGCCCAGGGGCAACCGGTGGTGCTCGACTGGTACGCCGACTGGTGCATCAGCTGCAAGGTGATCGAACGCGACGTGCTGACCGACGCTGCCGTCAAACGTGGCTTGCAGGGCTTCAGCCTGGTGCGCCTGGACATGACCCAGAGCACCGCAGCGCAGCGGGCGTTGCTCGACCGCTATCGTCTGTTCGGCCCGCCTGCCTTGTTGTTCTTTGCAGCGAACGGCAGCGAACTGACCACCGATCGGGTCATTGGCGAGATCAACGCCGCCGAATTTGCTGCCCACGTGCAAACGGTACGTGCAGCGTTCGGCCTGTAAGCACCCGTTCCAGGGGGATTTTCCACCCCGAATGACCAAAGCCGCGATTCTGGTCACATACTTTCCACGATTCTCGGGTAACGTGCCGGCTATTGCCGGGAACTGGACAGTGGGTGCCGCTTGCGGCATAGTCGCCGCGCTACGTCGACTTGCCCTACACGATCAAGGAACTGCGGATGGCGACCTTCCTGGTGCTGCATGGCCCCAACCTGAATTTGCTCGGGACCCGTGAACCCACGGTCTACGGTGCCACTACCCTGGCGCAGATCGACCAGGGTCTCGTGCAACAGGCGCATGCCGCCGGCCATCATCTGCTGCACCTGCAGAGCAATGCCGAGTACGAACTCATCGAGCGCATCCATGCCGCGCGCGACGAGGGCGTCGACTTCATCCTGATCAATCCGGCTGCCTTCACCCACACCAGCGTCGCATTACGTGACGCGTTGCTGGCGGTGAGCATCCCATTCATCGAGGTGCACCTGTCGAACGTGCACAAACGCGAACCGTTCCGTCACCACTCCTACTTCTCCGACGTGGCAGTGGGCGTGATCTGCGGCCTCGGCGCCACCGGCTACCGCCTGGCGCTGGAGTCGGCGATGGAACACCTGGCTGCGCGCGTACAGCCCTGATGCCCTACGACCCGGCCTTGAAGGGCCTGGGTCTCGAGAAACGTCTTTGCTACGTTTTCAATTCAATCCCTGACCAAACTTGGGAGCTGCTGCTCAATGGATATCCGTAAAGTCAAGAAACTGATCGAGCTGCTGGAAGAGTCTGGCATCGACGAGCTGGAGATCAAGGAAGGCGAAGAGTCCGTCCGTATCAGCCGTCACAGCAAGACCCCAGCCGGTCAGCAGTACTTTGCCGCCCCTGTCGCCGCACCGGCACCTGCCGCTGCGCCAGCCCCTGTCGCTGCCGCCGCCCCTGCTGCCGAAGCTGCAGCACCTGCCCTCAAAGGCACCGTGATCCGCTCGCCGATGGTCGGCACCTTCTACCGCAAGCCTTCGCCGACCTCGCCGAACTTCGCCGAAGTGGGCCAGACCCTGAAGAAGGGCGACACCCTGTGCATCGTCGAAGCCATGAAGATGATGAACCACATCGAAGCCGACATCGGCGGCGTCATCGACGCCATCCTGGTAGAAGACGGCCAGCCGGTTGAGTTCGACCAGCCGCTGTTCACCATCGTTTGAACCGCGGAGAGCCTCCGATGTTGGAAAAAGTTCTGATCGCCAACCGCGGCGAAATCGCCCTGCGGATCCTGCGTGCGTGCAAGGAGCTGGGCATCAAGACCGTCGCCGTCCACTCCACGGCCGACCGCGAGCTGATGCACCTGGGCCTGGCTGACGAGTCCGTGTGCATCGGCCCGGCGCCGTCCAAGGATTCCTACCTGCACATCCCGGCGATCATCGCCGCGGCCGAAGTGACCGGCGCCACTGCCATCCACCCAGGCTATGGCTTCCTGGCGGAAAACGCCGACTTCGCCGAGCAGGTCGAGAAATCCGGCTTCGCCTTCATCGGCCCGAAAGCGGACACCATCCGCCTGATGGGCGACAAGGTGTCGGCCAAGGACGCCATGATCAAGTCGGGCGTCCCGACCGTGCCAGGTTCCGACGGCCCGCTGCCGGAAGACGAAGACGCTGCGCTGGCCATCGCCCGCGAAGTCGGCTATCCGGTGATCATCAAGGCCGCCGGTGGCGGTGGTGGTCGCGGCATGCGTGTGGTGCACAAGGAAGAGGACCTGATTTCCTCGGCCAAGCTGACCCGCAACGAAGCCGGCGCCGCCTTCGGCAACCCGATGGTCTACCTGGAGAAGTTCCTGACCAACCCACGTCACGTGGAAGTGCAGGTCCTGTCCGATGGCCAGGGCAACGCCATTCACCTGGGCGACCGTGACTGCTCGTTGCAGCGTCGCCACCAGAAGGTCCTCGAAGAAGCGCCGGCCCCCGGCATCGACGAGAAGGCCCGCCAGGAAGTCTTCGCCCGCTGCGTGCAGGCCTGCGTCGAGATCGGCTACCGCGGTGCGGGGACCTTCGAGTTCCTGTACGAAGACGGCAACTTCTACTTCATCGAGATGAACACCCGCGTACAGGTGGAGCATCCGGTGTCGGAGATGGTCACCGGGATCGACATCGTCAAGGAGATGCTGAGCATCGCCGCTGGCAACAAGCTGTCGTTCACCCAGGACGACGTGGTCATCCGCGGTCACTCGCTGGAGTGCCGGATCAACGCCGAAGACCCGCGCAAGTTCGTCCCGAGCCCTGGCACCGTCAAGCACTTCCACGCGCCAGGCGGCAACGGCGTGCGGGTCGATTCGCACCTGTACAGCGGCTACACGGTTCCGCCGAACTACGACTCGCTGATCGGCAAGCTGATCACCTACGGCAAGGACCGCGACGAAGCCATGGCGCGCATGCGCAATGCCCTGGACGAGATCATCGTCGACGGCATCAAGACCAACGTCCCGCTGCACCGGGACCTGGTGCGCGACGAAGCCTTCTGCAAGGGCGGCGTCAACATCCACTACCTCGAACACAAACTGGCTGACCAGGCGTGATCGACGGGTAGGCGTCAGGGCACCTCGCCCCTGGGCCGTGAGGCTGTTCACCTGAGCAGCGCGCGTCCAGGCGAGGCGTTTCGAAAAAATCCGGTACCAGGCTCTGGTGCCGGATTTTTTTATGGCTGTCCAGACGTGACGACTGGCAATGCCAAGGTTACCGCTATCGCCACAGATTGAGGTGATCACCTGCAGGAGCGATTGCACGCTCCCGTCCCGAGCCATGCCTGAACGTGCTGACGATGTGCACCTGGTATCGGAGACTGCGAGAGATTCTACGGTTTCTGCCAAGTGCTGATGTATGGGCTTACCCGCGACGCAGGCGGCGCCTGACAGGGCCCTATCGCTGGCAAGCCAGCTCCCACCCAGATCTCTGCAGCGTGTCGGTGTAGGCATGGCTGCGCAAACAGCTTGTGGGAGCGGGCTTGCCCGCGATAGCGTCCGGCCCGTCGCCGCCTGCATCGCGGGCAAGCCCGCTCCCACAAAGGGGCATCAGGCCTGGGTATCTGCTGAAAAAAGACCAAGACCGCGACAGCCTGCGCTGCCTTACCCTTCTGCACAAACCCCCTGCACTCAAGTAGACTGCACGCCTCTGGCAGCCTGGCGCTGCCCTTCTCGAATCTGTCACAGGTACCCGCCATGCCCTGGCTGCAAGTACGCCTGGCCATCAGCCCGGAACAAGCCGAAACCTACGAAGATGCGCTGCTGGAAGTCGGCGCCGTCTCGGTCACCTTCATGGACGCCGAGGACCAGCCGATCTTCGAGCCAGACCTCAACACCACGCCGCTGTGGAGCAACACCCACCTGCTGGCGCTGTTCGAAGCCGATACCCCGCCCGACAGTGTGTTCGCGCACCTGCGCCTGCTGACCGATGCCGAGCTGCCCGAGCACCAGGCCGAGGTGATCGAAGACCAGGACTGGGAACGCAGCTGGATGGACAACTTCCAGCCCATGCGTTTTGGTCAGCGTCTGTGGATCGTGCCGAGCTGGCACGAGGCGCCGGATGCCCAGGCGGTGAACCTGCTGCTCGACCCCGGCCTGGCCTTCGGCACCGGCACGCACCCGACCACGGCGCTGTGCCTGGAGTGGCTCGACGCCCAGGCGCTGGACGGCGTCCAGGTCCTGGATTTCGGCTGTGGCTCGGGGATCCTGGCGATTGCCGCCCTGCTGCTCGGCGCCCGTGAAGCGATCGGCACCGACATCGACGTGCAGGCACTGGAGGCCTCGCGCGACAACGCCGGGCGCAACGGCATCGCCGACGCGCGCCTGAGCCTGTTCCTGCCCGAGCAACTGCCGGCGCTGCAAGCCGACGTGCTGGTGGCTAACATCCTGGCCGGCCCGCTGGTGTCGCTCGCGCCTCAGCTGTCCGGCCTGATCCGTCCGGGTGGCCTGCTGGCCCTCTCCGGCATCCTGGCCGAACAGGGCCAGGAAGTCGCCGACGCCTACGCCGAGGCCTTCGACCTGGACCCGATCGTCGTGCGCGACGGCTGGGTCCGGATCAGCGGCCGTCGTCGCTGACCGCCTCGCCTTGCACTCCCGCAGACTCAGGACCGGCGTATGAGCGACAGCTTCGTCACCCAGTGCCCGCATTGCCAGACACGCTTTCGCGTCACGCATCACCAGCTCGGCGTCGCCCGAGGGGTGGTGCGCTGTGGCGCCTGCATGCAGATGTTCAATGCGGCCAAGCAGCTGCTCGAAGCGCATCGTGCGCAGAGCGAGGCCGCCGAGCAGCCCGTTCAGGCACCTGCCCTGGATGCGCCTGTCTCGGTAACGCCCGCTCCTGCCCAGGCGGTGGCGCCGGCCCATGACTGGACCCACAGCACGCTGGACGAGGTCGACCTCGACGAGGAACTGGCACGTCTGGAACAGCGTGATCAGCCCGCCGAGACCCGTGCGCCACGGCAGGCGGCAAGCCTGCATGCACGACGCGATGACCCTCGCGCCGAGCCCCAGGACGAGCGCCCGTTCGGCACGGCATCGGACGACGACCACGAGCCGGTCCCTGCCACGCTCGAGCACGACGACACCTTGCCCCACGAGGTGCCGGCCCTGCTCGAGCGTGACGAGCCGACCCTGAGCCTCGACGCCACCGTGGACACGCCGGTCGAGGCCGACCAGCCCCGGCTCGGCGACCTGCGCGACACCGCGGAGCCCTCCGTGCCCCTGGGGTCGCTGTCAGCGGCGGACACCCCGGAGGCCGACGACCGGCTCAGCGCCCACACCCTGACCCCGGACGATGCGGACCGTATCGAGCCAGGCCTGGGCCAGCCCCTGCTGGAGACGCGACGCAAGGAACCGTTGATCCACGTGATCGACGACCCCTTGCGCCTGGATTGGCAGAAACCCAAGCCCAACTGGCGCAAGCGCATCCTCTGGGGCGTGCTGATCCTGCTGGCCCTGGCCGGGCTGGCGCTGCAATACGTCATCTATCACTTCGACGCGCTCGCCCGCCAGGACCAGTACCGCCCCCTGTTCCAGAGCCTCTGCCCGGCCTTTGGCTGCCAGGTGCCGACCCGGGTCGACATCGATCGGATCAAGAGCAGCAACCTGGTGGTGCGCAGCCACCCGGACTTCAAGGGCGCGCTCATCGTCGACGCGATCATCTACAACCGTGCGCCCTTCGCCCAGCCGTTTCCCCTGCTCGAGCTGCGCTTCGCCGACCTCAATGGCCAACTGATCGCCAGCCGCCGCTTCAAGCCCACCGAGTACCTCAGCGGCGAACTGGCCGGACGCGGCGACATGCCCAGCCAGACCCCCATCCACATCGCCCTCGACATCCTCGACCCCGGGCCCAATGCGGTGAACTACAGCCTCAGCTTCCGTTCGCCCCAGTGAGCCGGGAGCGGCCATCTCTGAGCAACAAGCTCCAAGCGGCAAGCTGCAAGTAAAAGCAGATCGCGGCGTTTCGCAGATCTGCTCTTGCTTGCAGCTTGCCGCTTACCGCTCGCCACTCAAACCCCGAAGCTCGTCGCCTGCCCCTCCAATTGCTCAGATTTTATCCAATTCCATCTTTATCCAGTCACCGAGAGCGGGTATCATGCGATCCCTTTTTCGAACTCCCATGATCCGGCCCCACAACAGGGAACACCTATGTCGGCGGTACGCATCGGCCCTTACACATTACGGAACAACCTGATCCTTGCGCCCATGGCCGGGGTCACGGACCAGCCTTTCCGTACGCTCTGCCAACGGCTGGGCGCTGGCATGGTGGTGTCGGAGATGGTCACCAGCGACCTGCGTCTCTGGAACAGCCGCAAGTCGCGCCTGCGTCGCATCCACGAGGGCGATCCCGAGCCTCGCTCGGTCCAGATCGCCGGTGGCGATGCCCAGATGCTGGCGGCTGCCGCGCGGGCCAATGTGGAGTCGGGGGCGCAGATCATCGACATCAACATGGGCTGCCCGGCGAAAAAAGTCTGCAACAAGGCGGCAGGCTCTGCTTTATTGAGAGATGAAGCGCTGGTCACCGAGATCCTGCACGCCGTGGTCGGCGCCGTGGACGTCCCGGTGACCCTGAAGATCCGCACCGGTTGGGACCGGGACAACAAGAACGGCCTGAACGTGGCGAAAATCGCCGAGCAGGCCGGTATCCAGGCCCTGGCGGTGCACGGCCGTACCCGTGCCGACCTGTACACCGGCGAAGCCGAGTACGACACCATCGCGCAGATCAAGCAGGCGGTGTCGATCCCGGTCTTCGCCAATGGCGACATCACCTCGCCGGTCAAGGCTCGCGCCGTGCTCGAGGCGACCGGGGTCGACGGTCTGCTGATCGGCCGTGCGGCGCAAGGTCGGCCGTGGATCTTCCGCGAGATCGAGCATTACCTGCGCACCGGCGAGACGCTGCCGGCGCCGGGGCTGGACGAGGTGGAATACATCCTGCTGGGGCACCTGGCCGCATTGCATGCTTTCTATGGGGATGTGATGGGTGTGCGCATCGCGCGCAAGCACGTGAGCTGGTACCTGGCGACACAACCGGGCGGAAAGGAGTTTCGCCAGCGATTCAATGCCTTGGAAGAGACACAAGCGCAGTGCGCCAACGTTCGCGAATTCTTCGAGGAACGTCGACAGAGCCTTGAGACAACGGAAGGACCAGGGGTGGCCGCATGACGATGATGACCGAGACTTTAGTGAGTGGAACAACGCCCGTGAGCGACAACGTCAACCTCAAACAGCACCTGAACACGCCGAGCGAAGAGGGCCGGACCCTGCGCGGCAGCGTGGAAAAGGCGCTGCACAACTACTTCGCCCACCTCGAAGGCGCGACCGTCACGGACGTGTACAACCTGGTGCTCTCCGAAGTGGAGGCGCCGCTGCTCGAAAGCGTGATGAACTACGTCAAGGGCAATCAGACCAAGGCCAGCGAGATGCTCGGACTCAACCGGGGCACCTTGCGCAAGAAGCTCAAGCAGTACGATCTGCTGTAACCCAATCCCAACCAGAAAAGGCGACTCCCATTCGATGAGGTCGCCTTTTTTGCTGACTCCACCGCGTTATGGAATCCGAAATGACCGACCAGACTACCCGCCTGCCGATCCGCCGCGCCTTGATCAGCGTCTCCGACAAGACCGGTATCCTCGAATTCGCTCGTGAACTGCAACAGCTGGGCGTCGAGATCCTGTCGACCGGCGGCACCTACAAGCTGCTCAAGGACAATGGCGTCGACGCGGTGGAAGTGGCCGATTACACCGGCTTCGCCGAAATGATGGACGGCCGGGTCAAGACCCTGCACCCGAAGATCCACGGTGGCATCCTCGGCCGCCGCGGCACCGACGATGCCATCATGGCCGAGCACGGCATCCAGCCGATCGACCTGGTGGCCGTCAACCTCTACCCTTTCGAAGCGACCATCGCCAAGCCAGGCTGTGACCTGCCGACGGCGGTCGAGAACATCGACATCGGCGGCCCGACCATGGTCCGCTCGGCGGCCAAGAACCACAAGGACGTGGCCATCGTGGTCAACGCCAGCGACTACGCCAGCGTGATCGACGGCCTCAAGGCCGGTGGCCTGACCTACGCCCAGCGCTTCGACCTGATGCTCAAGGCATTCGAGCACACCGCCGCCTACGACGGCATGATCGCCAACTACATGGGCACCATCGACCAGTCCCGCGAGACCCTGGCCACCGACGCGCGCAGCGAGTTCCCGCGCACCTTCAACAGCCAGTTCGTCAAGGCGCAGGAAATGCGCTACGGCGAGAACCCGCACCAGAGCGCGGCGTTCTACGTCGAGGCCAAGAAGGGCGAAGCCAGCATCTCCACCGCCGTGCAGCTGCAAGGCAAGGAACTGTCGTTCAACAACGTGGCCGACACCGACGCCGCGCTGGAATGCGTGAAGAGCTTCACCAAGCCGGCCTGCGTGATCGTCAAGCACGCCAACCCCTGCGGCGTGGCCGTTGCCCTGGACGCCGAAGGCGGCATTCGCCAGGCCTACGAGCTGGCCTACGCCACCGACAGCGAGTCGGCGTTCGGCGGTATCATCGCCTTCAACCGCGAGTTGGACGGCGCCACCGCCCAGGCCATCGTCGAGCGTCAGTTCGTCGAAGTGATCATCGCCCCGAGCATCTCCCAGGCCGCCCGCGACGTGGTCGCCACCAAGCAGAACGTGCGCCTGCTCGAGTGCGGCCAGTGGCCGGCCGAGCGTGCCGCCGGCTGGGACTTCAAGCGGGTCAACGGTGGCCTGCTGGTGCAGAGCCGCGACAACGGCATGATCACCGCCGACGACCTGAAGATCGTCACCCGTCGTGCCCCGACCGAGCAGGAGATCCACGACCTGGTGTTCGCCTGGAAAGTGGCCAAGTTCGTCAAGTCCAATGCCATCGTCTACGCCAAGAACCGCCAGACCATCGGTGTCGGCGCCGGTCAGATGAGCCGCGTCAACTCCGCCCGTATCGCCGCCATCAAGGCCGAGCACGCCGGGCTGCAGGTGCAGGGTGCGGTCATGGCCTCGGACGCGTTCTTCCCGTTCCGCGACGGCATCGACAATGCGGCCAAGGTCGGCATCAGCGCCGTGATCCAGCCAGGCGGCTCGATGCGTGACGCCGAAGTGATCGCCGCGGCCGACGAAGCGGGTATCGCCATGGTATTTACCGGCATGCGCCACTTCCGCCACTGACTCAACGCAATCGGCCGCACTGAAGCAGGCATCTGCTGCGTTGGGGCCGGTTCCGCCGATGCTCATTGCCATCAGGCAACTGCGCTCAGCGAAACCGGCCCCGCCTGGCATCTACCTACTTCATTGCGACCTCGTACCGCGCGAAGCAACGCTTCCCGTTCGACAGATTTCGAGGTTTTGACATGAAAGTTTTGATCATCGGCAATGGCGGTCGCGAACACGCGCTGGCGTGGAAAGTCGCTCAGGACCCCCGCGTCGAAAAAGTCTTCGTCGCGCCAGGCAACGCCGGCACCGCCACCGAAGCCAAGTGCGAGAACGTCGACATTGCCGTCACGGCCCTCGAGCAGCTCGCCGACTTCGCCGAGCAGAACGTCGACCTGACCATCGTCGGCCCTGAAGCCCCGCTGGTCATCGGCGTGGTCGACCTGTTCCGCAGCCGTGGCCTGGACTGCTTCGGCCCGACCAAGGGCGCGGCGCAGCTGGAAGGCTCCAAGGCCTTCACCAAGGACTTCCTGGCCCGTCACAAGATCCCGACCGCCGACTACCAGAACTTCACCGAGATCGAGCCGGCGCTGGCCTACCTGCGCGAGAAAGGCGCGCCGATCGTGATCAAGGCCGATGGCCTGGCCGCAGGCAAGGGCGTCATCGTCGCCATGACCCTGGAAGAAGCCGAAGCCGCCGTGCGCGACATGCTGGCCGGCAACGCCTTCGGTGACGCCGGTTCGCGGGTGGTGATCGAGGAGTTCCTCGACGGCGAGGAAGCCAGCTTCATCGTCATGGTCGACGGCCACAACGTGCTGCCGATGGCCACCAGCCAGGACCACAAGCGCGTCGGCGACGGCGACAGCGGCCCGAACACCGGCGGCATGGGCGCCTACTCCCCCGCCCCCGTGGTGACGGCCGAGGTGCA
It encodes the following:
- a CDS encoding protein-disulfide reductase DsbD translates to MRRLFFLLLLSLALPVCAAGLLDNRPSATLGAASQSGADFLPVREAFALSRVDSDDPQTLKLRFVATEGYYLYRHRLQFKTEPADIALGTPRLPAGEAKHDEFFGDVEVYHGVLDVEIPRPADETRPFTLLVTYQGCADKGLCYPPETERLAIAGSAGATATPPGLPTEGWSWRSLALFFLAGLGLTFTPCVLPMLPILSGVVLRGQNGGVRGLSLSLAFVLPMAACFALLGALMGVFGAGLNLQARLQSAWVLVPFSLFFVVFALAMFGVFELRLPRRLSDRLDQIAHRTQGGSLLGAAVLGVLSSLLVSPCVSAPLAGALLYISASGDAIGGALKLFALGLGMGAPLVMIAAGGAAWLPRSGPWLGAVKNAIGVLLLGLAIGLLSRVLPGPLTLLAIGLLSAGVALFLGTLEFGSKTPVQRLAQLAGLGLLFYALACWYGALSGQSDPLRPLPTATSAASPAQAQAAAEAWQTVETPEALAAALAKAQAQGQPVVLDWYADWCISCKVIERDVLTDAAVKRGLQGFSLVRLDMTQSTAAQRALLDRYRLFGPPALLFFAANGSELTTDRVIGEINAAEFAAHVQTVRAAFGL
- a CDS encoding 3-dehydroquinate dehydratase translates to MATFLVLHGPNLNLLGTREPTVYGATTLAQIDQGLVQQAHAAGHHLLHLQSNAEYELIERIHAARDEGVDFILINPAAFTHTSVALRDALLAVSIPFIEVHLSNVHKREPFRHHSYFSDVAVGVICGLGATGYRLALESAMEHLAARVQP
- a CDS encoding acetyl-CoA carboxylase biotin carboxyl carrier protein subunit (composes the biotin carboxyl carrier protein subunit of the acetyl-CoA carboxylase complex, the enzyme that catalyzes the carboxylation of acetyl-CoA to malonyl-CoA, which in turn controls the rate of fatty acid metabolism) gives rise to the protein MDIRKVKKLIELLEESGIDELEIKEGEESVRISRHSKTPAGQQYFAAPVAAPAPAAAPAPVAAAAPAAEAAAPALKGTVIRSPMVGTFYRKPSPTSPNFAEVGQTLKKGDTLCIVEAMKMMNHIEADIGGVIDAILVEDGQPVEFDQPLFTIV
- a CDS encoding acetyl-CoA carboxylase biotin carboxylase subunit (an AccC homodimer forms the biotin carboxylase subunit of the acetyl CoA carboxylase, an enzyme that catalyzes the formation of malonyl-CoA, which in turn controls the rate of fatty acid metabolism), coding for MLEKVLIANRGEIALRILRACKELGIKTVAVHSTADRELMHLGLADESVCIGPAPSKDSYLHIPAIIAAAEVTGATAIHPGYGFLAENADFAEQVEKSGFAFIGPKADTIRLMGDKVSAKDAMIKSGVPTVPGSDGPLPEDEDAALAIAREVGYPVIIKAAGGGGGRGMRVVHKEEDLISSAKLTRNEAGAAFGNPMVYLEKFLTNPRHVEVQVLSDGQGNAIHLGDRDCSLQRRHQKVLEEAPAPGIDEKARQEVFARCVQACVEIGYRGAGTFEFLYEDGNFYFIEMNTRVQVEHPVSEMVTGIDIVKEMLSIAAGNKLSFTQDDVVIRGHSLECRINAEDPRKFVPSPGTVKHFHAPGGNGVRVDSHLYSGYTVPPNYDSLIGKLITYGKDRDEAMARMRNALDEIIVDGIKTNVPLHRDLVRDEAFCKGGVNIHYLEHKLADQA
- the prmA gene encoding ribosomal protein L11 methyltransferase (methylates ribosomal protein L11 at multiple amino acid positions; mutations of these genes in Escherichia coli or Thermus thermophilus has no apparent phenotype), producing the protein MPWLQVRLAISPEQAETYEDALLEVGAVSVTFMDAEDQPIFEPDLNTTPLWSNTHLLALFEADTPPDSVFAHLRLLTDAELPEHQAEVIEDQDWERSWMDNFQPMRFGQRLWIVPSWHEAPDAQAVNLLLDPGLAFGTGTHPTTALCLEWLDAQALDGVQVLDFGCGSGILAIAALLLGAREAIGTDIDVQALEASRDNAGRNGIADARLSLFLPEQLPALQADVLVANILAGPLVSLAPQLSGLIRPGGLLALSGILAEQGQEVADAYAEAFDLDPIVVRDGWVRISGRRR
- a CDS encoding tRNA dihydrouridine synthase DusB; this encodes MSAVRIGPYTLRNNLILAPMAGVTDQPFRTLCQRLGAGMVVSEMVTSDLRLWNSRKSRLRRIHEGDPEPRSVQIAGGDAQMLAAAARANVESGAQIIDINMGCPAKKVCNKAAGSALLRDEALVTEILHAVVGAVDVPVTLKIRTGWDRDNKNGLNVAKIAEQAGIQALAVHGRTRADLYTGEAEYDTIAQIKQAVSIPVFANGDITSPVKARAVLEATGVDGLLIGRAAQGRPWIFREIEHYLRTGETLPAPGLDEVEYILLGHLAALHAFYGDVMGVRIARKHVSWYLATQPGGKEFRQRFNALEETQAQCANVREFFEERRQSLETTEGPGVAA
- a CDS encoding Fis family transcriptional regulator; translated protein: MTMMTETLVSGTTPVSDNVNLKQHLNTPSEEGRTLRGSVEKALHNYFAHLEGATVTDVYNLVLSEVEAPLLESVMNYVKGNQTKASEMLGLNRGTLRKKLKQYDLL